From Chryseobacterium shandongense, the proteins below share one genomic window:
- a CDS encoding dicarboxylate/amino acid:cation symporter, whose amino-acid sequence MKEVLKNYSGILLLLLGIVIGSIIGIIAPQTVNYIKPLGDIFLNLLFVSVVPLVFFAVSNSIASLEQQSKFGKIMITMAFTFLFFILTAAIFTICAVYLFPVSGVSGSKELIEDVTSEESWGNRIVSFFTVGEFTQLFSRQNMLALLIFAFMTGFSARKAGEKGQSFRMFIASGYEVMKELLLLIMKAAPIGLGAYFAYQVATLGPQLFGFYAKPLGLYYIAGVIYFLLFFSIYAFMAGGINGVKNFWKNAIYPTATALSTCSSFATMPANLQAASKLGIPSQIFNIVIPIGTTLHKNGSSMSSIIKIYVAFMIIGRDFFDPMNLLLALGITVFVSIVAGGIPNGGYIGEMLMISVYKLPQEAIPAVMIIGTLVDPLATVLNAVGQLVASMFVNRFVKV is encoded by the coding sequence ATGAAAGAAGTGTTGAAAAACTACTCAGGAATCCTGCTTTTGCTTCTGGGAATCGTGATCGGAAGTATTATCGGAATTATTGCACCCCAAACGGTCAATTATATAAAACCGTTGGGAGATATTTTCCTGAATTTACTTTTTGTAAGTGTTGTTCCTCTAGTTTTCTTTGCCGTCTCCAATTCCATTGCTTCACTGGAACAGCAGTCGAAATTCGGGAAAATCATGATAACCATGGCATTCACTTTTCTTTTTTTCATTTTAACGGCAGCAATTTTTACCATTTGCGCGGTTTATTTGTTTCCGGTTTCGGGAGTTTCCGGAAGTAAGGAGCTTATAGAAGATGTGACTTCCGAAGAAAGCTGGGGCAACAGGATTGTGAGCTTTTTTACGGTAGGTGAATTTACACAGCTCTTTTCACGGCAGAATATGCTTGCGCTACTTATTTTCGCTTTCATGACAGGATTTTCAGCGAGAAAGGCCGGAGAAAAAGGACAATCTTTCAGGATGTTTATTGCTTCCGGATATGAAGTCATGAAAGAACTCTTATTATTGATAATGAAAGCTGCTCCTATTGGTCTTGGTGCTTATTTCGCTTATCAGGTAGCCACACTGGGACCGCAGCTTTTCGGATTTTACGCCAAGCCTCTCGGACTTTATTATATAGCAGGAGTCATCTATTTTCTTTTGTTTTTTTCCATCTACGCTTTTATGGCAGGAGGAATCAATGGTGTTAAAAATTTCTGGAAAAACGCTATCTATCCAACAGCAACAGCACTGAGCACCTGCAGCAGCTTTGCCACCATGCCGGCTAATTTGCAGGCAGCATCCAAACTCGGTATTCCCAGTCAGATTTTCAATATTGTGATCCCCATCGGGACTACGCTTCATAAGAACGGATCTTCCATGTCATCGATCATTAAGATCTACGTTGCATTTATGATTATCGGAAGAGATTTTTTTGATCCGATGAATCTTCTTTTAGCATTAGGCATTACGGTTTTCGTGAGTATTGTAGCGGGAGGAATTCCCAATGGCGGATATATTGGTGAGATGCTGATGATTTCAGTCTATAAACTGCCACAGGAAGCCATTCCGGCGGTGATGATCATCGGAACGTTGGTGGATCCTTTAGCAACCGTTCTTAACGCAGTTGGTCAATTGGTAGCTTCGATGTTTGTCAATCGGTTTGTGAAAGTTTGA
- a CDS encoding DUF779 domain-containing protein, producing the protein MKPKIARLSATEEALEVIWELEKKYGHLMFYQAGGCCEGTQPQCFEKGGFFPRMNDAMIGTINGHEFWIDRDLFEYWQYSHFTLDVTDGFGPGGFSLETPLGKTFKVIYTLFTPEELNNLQPVKRSE; encoded by the coding sequence ATGAAACCTAAAATAGCAAGACTCTCCGCTACAGAAGAAGCCCTGGAAGTAATCTGGGAACTGGAGAAAAAATATGGACATCTGATGTTTTATCAGGCCGGAGGATGCTGTGAAGGTACGCAGCCGCAGTGTTTCGAGAAAGGCGGATTTTTCCCCAGAATGAATGATGCCATGATTGGTACCATCAACGGACATGAATTCTGGATCGACCGCGACCTATTCGAATACTGGCAGTATTCCCATTTTACACTCGATGTTACCGATGGTTTCGGACCAGGAGGATTCTCTTTAGAAACCCCGCTCGGAAAAACATTCAAAGTTATTTATACACTCTTCACACCGGAAGAACTTAATAATTTACAACCTGTAAAGCGCAGTGAATAA
- the adhP gene encoding alcohol dehydrogenase AdhP, whose product MIPKTMKAAVVQGYGQPLKIEEVPVREPGRYEVLVKVIACGVCHTDLHAVDGDWPAKPKMPLIPGHEGVGIVVACGPEAYVKEGDAVGVPWLYSACGCCDYCITGWETLCEAQKNGGYSVDGGFAEYVIADSRYVGHLKSDVNFLEIAPILCAGVTVYKGLKETETKPGEWVAISGIGGLGHVAVQYAKAMGMHVAAIDVVDDKLELAKKLGADMVVNARNTDPGEYLHKEVGGMHGALITAVSPIAFKQGIDVLRRKGTIALNGLPPGSFELPIFETVLKRITVRGSIVGTRKDLQEALDFANEGLVKATVTPAKLEDINDVFDKMKKGQIDGRIVLDIAGSSD is encoded by the coding sequence ATGATACCAAAAACAATGAAAGCGGCGGTGGTACAAGGGTACGGTCAGCCGTTAAAAATTGAAGAAGTTCCGGTGCGTGAACCCGGAAGATATGAAGTGCTGGTAAAAGTAATCGCTTGTGGAGTATGCCATACCGATCTTCATGCCGTTGACGGTGACTGGCCGGCCAAACCTAAAATGCCCTTAATTCCCGGACATGAAGGCGTAGGAATTGTAGTAGCATGCGGTCCTGAAGCCTACGTAAAAGAAGGAGATGCCGTGGGAGTTCCCTGGCTGTATTCCGCATGCGGATGCTGCGACTATTGTATTACAGGATGGGAAACCCTTTGCGAAGCGCAGAAAAATGGAGGATACAGCGTAGACGGTGGTTTTGCAGAATACGTCATTGCAGACTCAAGATATGTGGGGCACTTGAAAAGTGATGTCAACTTTTTAGAAATTGCACCGATTCTTTGTGCAGGCGTTACCGTTTACAAAGGATTAAAAGAAACAGAAACAAAACCTGGGGAGTGGGTTGCCATTTCCGGAATCGGAGGATTGGGGCATGTTGCGGTTCAGTATGCCAAAGCAATGGGAATGCATGTCGCAGCAATTGATGTGGTAGATGATAAGCTGGAACTGGCGAAAAAATTAGGAGCAGATATGGTAGTCAATGCCAGGAACACAGATCCCGGTGAATATTTACATAAAGAAGTCGGCGGAATGCACGGTGCGTTGATTACGGCAGTCTCTCCGATCGCTTTCAAGCAGGGGATTGATGTATTAAGAAGAAAAGGAACCATTGCGCTGAACGGACTTCCGCCAGGATCATTTGAGCTTCCGATTTTCGAGACGGTTCTCAAAAGGATCACGGTGAGAGGTTCCATCGTCGGAACGAGAAAAGACCTTCAGGAAGCGCTTGATTTTGCCAACGAAGGATTGGTAAAGGCAACCGTGACCCCGGCAAAACTGGAAGACATCAATGATGTTTTTGATAAAATGAAAAAAGGACAGATCGATGGCAGAATCGTTCTTGATATAGCCGGAAGTTCGGATTAA